The Desulfovibrio porci genome includes a region encoding these proteins:
- a CDS encoding pyridoxal-phosphate-dependent aminotransferase family protein, with translation MTTVFGELDHVLLMAPGPSPVAPNVLKAMSIPTLGHLDPDCIKVMDAMQEQLRAVCKTKNAVTFPISGTGSAGMEATFVNLVERGDDVLIVNNGVFCSRMVEVANRLGAQVDVVECPWGQPIDPAAVKAMLDKKHYKILAAVHAETSTGINNPIAAIGELVKNSDTLYLVDSVAGLGGVDMRVDEWGIDAFYSGSQKCLSVPPGLAPASFSDAAMEAIAKRKTKVPNWYMDVSLIRKYWEGSPRVYHHTAPINMYYALHQALDNLLTEGLDAAFARHTAMHQRLSDGLAKLGFTPFVKEGGAPQINLYLPPAGVDANALRACLRKEHKIEVAGGLGDLAGKVIRVGVMGEGAREEPIDRLINAVKACLNK, from the coding sequence ATGACCACTGTTTTCGGAGAATTGGATCATGTCCTGCTGATGGCCCCCGGCCCCAGCCCCGTCGCCCCCAATGTGCTCAAGGCCATGAGCATTCCGACGTTGGGGCATCTTGATCCCGACTGCATCAAAGTCATGGACGCCATGCAGGAACAGCTGCGCGCCGTGTGCAAAACCAAGAATGCCGTGACCTTCCCCATTTCCGGCACGGGCTCCGCCGGTATGGAAGCCACCTTCGTCAACTTGGTGGAGCGCGGCGACGACGTGCTGATCGTCAACAACGGCGTGTTCTGTTCGCGCATGGTGGAAGTGGCCAATCGGCTGGGCGCGCAGGTGGATGTGGTGGAATGTCCCTGGGGCCAGCCCATTGATCCCGCCGCCGTCAAGGCCATGCTGGACAAAAAGCATTACAAGATTCTGGCCGCCGTGCACGCTGAAACCTCCACCGGCATCAACAACCCCATCGCCGCCATCGGCGAACTGGTCAAAAACAGCGACACCCTTTATCTGGTGGACAGCGTGGCCGGCCTTGGCGGTGTGGACATGCGCGTGGACGAATGGGGCATCGACGCCTTTTACAGCGGCTCGCAGAAATGCCTCTCCGTGCCTCCGGGACTGGCTCCCGCGTCCTTCTCCGACGCGGCCATGGAAGCCATTGCCAAACGCAAAACCAAGGTGCCCAACTGGTACATGGACGTCTCCCTGATCCGCAAGTACTGGGAAGGCTCGCCGCGCGTGTACCATCACACCGCGCCCATCAACATGTACTATGCCCTGCATCAGGCCCTGGACAACCTGCTGACCGAAGGTCTGGACGCCGCCTTCGCCCGGCACACGGCCATGCATCAGCGCCTGAGCGACGGCTTGGCCAAACTGGGCTTCACCCCCTTCGTCAAGGAAGGCGGCGCCCCGCAGATCAACCTGTACCTGCCGCCCGCCGGCGTGGACGCCAACGCCCTGCGCGCCTGCCTGCGCAAAGAACACAAGATTGAAGTGGCTGGCGGCCTCGGCGATCTGGCCGGCAAGGTCATTCGCGTGGGCGTCATGGGCGAGGGCGCACGCGAAGAGCCCATCGACCGTCTGATCAACGCCGTCAAGGCCTGCCTGAACAAGTAA
- the adhE gene encoding bifunctional acetaldehyde-CoA/alcohol dehydrogenase has protein sequence MTTATRQLDEMIERVRAAQAVFARYDQKQVDAIFHHAAAAATAKRIALAKMAVEETGMGILEDKVIKNHFASEYVYNKYKDSKTCGLIEDDPVSGYREIAAPLGLVAGIVPTTNPTSTAIFKALLCLKTRNGIIFSPHPRAKRSTRAAAMIILQAAVEAGAPENIIDCLEEPSAELTQHLMSHRGINLILATGGPGMVRAAYSSGTPAIGVGAGNTPVVIDATADVKMAVNSILLSKTFDNGMICASEQTVVAEADIADAVREEFIKRGAWFADDAQSEALAKTLFVDGALNSAIVGQSAVSIAAMAGISVPETTKVLIAERPAVRPDDPFAHEKLSPVLGFYRVADFRTAVDTAQSLVLLGGAGHTSVLYTRESNAAHIQAFEETMTTGRVLINMPASQGAIGDVYNFRVAPSLTLGCGSWGGNSVSENIGVKHLMNVKAVACRRENMLWFRVPPKVYFKLGALSPALEEYKDRRRACIITDTTMEELGHVRKVSEVLENMGMEVRVFSGVQPDPDIATARKALNMVNAFQPDMFIALGGGSPMDAAKIIWLLYEVPDIRFEDIALRFMDIRKRVVSFPDLGKKAVMVAIPTTSGTGSEVTPFAVITDSRTGVKYPVADYALTPDMAIVDPEFVMDLPPSLIANAGLDVLTHAIEAYTSTLATNFADGQAMEAVRLVFKYLRRSYAGGEDRLIPREKMHYAATIAGMAFANAFLGVCHSLAHTLGSYFHVPHGLANAIMLSYVIEYNATDTPTKQGMLPQYKYPWVKGRYARMADMLHLADDVEGDGPEARAEKTARLVRAIEALKFDLGIPASLREAGIAEADFLQKLDEMAEQAFDDQCTVSNPRYPLIAELKELYRKAFYGEPLAAMA, from the coding sequence ATGACCACAGCTACCCGACAACTGGACGAAATGATTGAACGCGTCCGCGCGGCGCAGGCAGTCTTCGCCCGCTACGATCAGAAACAGGTGGATGCCATCTTCCACCATGCGGCGGCCGCAGCCACGGCCAAACGCATCGCTCTGGCCAAAATGGCCGTGGAGGAAACCGGAATGGGCATTCTGGAGGACAAGGTGATCAAGAATCACTTTGCCTCGGAATACGTCTACAATAAATACAAGGACAGCAAGACCTGCGGGCTCATCGAAGACGATCCGGTTTCGGGCTATCGCGAAATAGCCGCGCCTCTGGGTCTGGTAGCAGGCATCGTGCCCACCACCAACCCCACGTCTACAGCCATCTTCAAGGCTCTGCTCTGTCTCAAGACCCGTAACGGGATCATCTTTTCCCCGCACCCGCGCGCCAAGCGCAGCACCAGGGCCGCGGCCATGATCATCCTGCAGGCCGCCGTGGAAGCCGGAGCCCCGGAAAACATCATCGACTGCCTGGAAGAGCCGTCGGCGGAGCTGACCCAGCACCTGATGAGCCATCGCGGCATCAATCTGATCCTGGCCACCGGCGGACCGGGCATGGTGCGCGCGGCTTACAGTTCCGGCACGCCGGCCATCGGCGTGGGCGCGGGCAATACGCCGGTGGTCATCGACGCCACGGCGGACGTCAAGATGGCGGTCAACTCCATTCTGCTCAGCAAAACCTTTGACAACGGCATGATCTGCGCCTCGGAGCAGACCGTGGTGGCCGAGGCCGACATTGCCGATGCCGTGCGGGAGGAGTTCATCAAACGCGGAGCCTGGTTCGCCGACGACGCGCAGAGCGAGGCTTTGGCCAAAACCCTTTTTGTGGACGGCGCGCTGAACAGCGCCATTGTGGGCCAGTCCGCCGTGAGCATCGCAGCCATGGCCGGGATCAGCGTGCCGGAGACGACCAAGGTGCTCATTGCCGAGCGCCCGGCGGTCAGGCCCGATGATCCTTTTGCGCATGAAAAACTCTCGCCCGTGCTGGGTTTTTACCGCGTAGCGGATTTCCGCACGGCTGTGGATACGGCCCAAAGTCTGGTGTTGCTGGGCGGGGCCGGGCACACCTCGGTGCTCTATACCCGCGAAAGCAACGCGGCGCACATCCAGGCCTTTGAGGAGACCATGACCACCGGGCGGGTGCTGATCAATATGCCCGCCTCTCAGGGGGCCATCGGCGACGTTTACAACTTCCGCGTGGCGCCGTCCCTGACCTTGGGCTGCGGCAGCTGGGGAGGCAATTCGGTCAGTGAAAACATCGGGGTAAAGCATCTTATGAACGTCAAAGCTGTGGCCTGCCGCCGTGAAAATATGCTCTGGTTCCGCGTGCCGCCCAAGGTCTATTTCAAGCTCGGCGCCCTGAGCCCGGCCCTGGAGGAGTACAAGGACCGCCGCAGGGCCTGCATCATTACCGATACGACCATGGAAGAACTGGGGCACGTGCGCAAGGTCAGCGAGGTGCTGGAGAACATGGGCATGGAAGTGCGGGTCTTTTCCGGCGTGCAGCCCGACCCGGACATCGCCACGGCCCGAAAGGCCCTGAACATGGTCAACGCTTTTCAGCCGGACATGTTCATCGCTCTGGGCGGCGGCTCACCTATGGACGCGGCCAAAATAATCTGGCTGCTCTATGAGGTGCCGGACATCAGGTTCGAGGACATCGCCCTGCGCTTCATGGACATCCGCAAGCGGGTGGTTTCTTTCCCGGATCTGGGCAAAAAGGCCGTGATGGTGGCCATTCCCACCACTTCGGGCACCGGCTCGGAGGTGACGCCCTTCGCTGTGATCACCGACAGCCGCACCGGCGTCAAGTACCCGGTCGCCGACTACGCCCTGACCCCGGACATGGCCATTGTGGATCCGGAATTCGTCATGGACCTGCCGCCCTCGCTCATCGCCAACGCGGGCCTGGACGTGCTGACCCACGCCATTGAGGCCTATACCTCCACTCTGGCCACCAATTTCGCCGACGGCCAGGCCATGGAGGCCGTGCGCCTGGTCTTCAAGTATCTGCGCCGCTCCTATGCCGGTGGCGAAGACCGCCTGATCCCGCGCGAGAAGATGCACTACGCGGCCACCATAGCGGGTATGGCCTTCGCCAACGCCTTTCTGGGCGTCTGCCATTCCCTGGCGCATACTCTGGGATCTTACTTCCATGTGCCGCACGGGCTGGCCAATGCCATCATGCTGTCCTATGTCATCGAATACAACGCCACGGACACGCCCACCAAACAGGGCATGCTGCCCCAGTACAAATATCCCTGGGTCAAGGGCCGCTATGCCCGCATGGCGGACATGCTGCATCTGGCCGACGACGTGGAAGGCGACGGGCCCGAGGCCCGCGCGGAAAAGACGGCCCGTCTGGTGCGGGCTATCGAGGCTCTCAAGTTCGATCTGGGCATCCCGGCCTCACTGCGTGAAGCCGGGATCGCGGAAGCCGATTTTCTGCAAAAGCTGGATGAAATGGCCGAGCAGGCCTTTGACGACCAGTGCACGGTTTCCAATCCGCGCTACCCGCTGATTGCGGAACTGAAGGAGCTGTACCGCAAGGCCTTCTACGGCGAGCCGCTGGCTGCCATGGCCTGA
- a CDS encoding methyl-accepting chemotaxis protein gives MYRRLNVTVGKKIGGGFSVILLLTLVLGYLAVSAMRDGAQTSKNISEDRVPRFLVASSLESDVLEYARLYFIFEGSKNDADIKNLEKQTEIIKADIVKLQELQNKNPYPDSAAFLDKFPKDLETYLGYMRSCFSLIQKIQANNITGLQAGKAAEVSMETLIRALGKELRQLMEAGQTNLAASYAQHMTSVSAELTNVGNLIKKVLTAQNNNDEKLLGEIVGDFKSILANLEKLQEKFDKQEYRDLLKNSIAATQSLGKQIYLLLEIHEQLLEASKARADLFNSLKQQTLNLSKAVADNTRKEVNRAEETLSASTTQTIMILIGVMVLGVGISLFITRMIVKPLVTTQVFAKAVAGGDLERTLDVRSSDELGMLADDLRQMVTSLKENIDEAQRKSQEAQTATEEAREAMGRAEEAARRAENAKREGMLAAAGQLEGMVDVISSASAELSSQIEQSDRTAAESAQHLSEAATAMNEMNATVQEVARNASNASGASSDTRQRAEAGSQVVQDVVQSIGEVQEVSMHLKEEMEQLNAHAQAITRIMSVISDIADQTNLLALNAAIEAARAGEAGRGFAVVADEVRKLAEKTMSSTQDVSNAIQAIQESTAKSMDAVDNAVSRIADATDLAHQSGAALQEIVSTANGTFDQIQAIATASEEQSAASEEINRSISTVNDMSRQTASAMAEAAKAVADLAAQAQSLTGLIQEMKKA, from the coding sequence ATGTATAGGAGGCTTAATGTGACTGTAGGAAAGAAAATCGGCGGAGGATTCAGTGTCATTTTGCTGCTGACGCTTGTGCTGGGCTATCTTGCCGTCAGCGCAATGCGGGATGGAGCGCAAACCTCGAAAAACATCAGCGAAGACCGTGTGCCGCGTTTTTTGGTGGCCTCTTCGCTGGAAAGCGATGTTCTGGAATATGCCCGCCTGTATTTTATCTTTGAGGGGTCCAAAAACGATGCGGACATAAAAAATCTTGAAAAACAAACTGAAATCATCAAAGCCGACATCGTAAAGCTGCAAGAACTGCAAAATAAAAATCCCTATCCGGACAGCGCCGCTTTTTTGGACAAATTCCCCAAGGATCTGGAAACGTATCTGGGGTATATGCGCTCCTGCTTTTCGTTGATTCAAAAAATCCAGGCGAACAACATTACCGGGCTTCAGGCGGGCAAGGCCGCTGAAGTGAGCATGGAAACGCTTATCAGGGCTCTGGGCAAAGAGTTGCGTCAGCTCATGGAAGCGGGGCAGACCAACTTGGCCGCCTCATATGCCCAGCATATGACCTCGGTTTCCGCCGAGCTCACGAATGTGGGCAACCTCATCAAGAAAGTGCTGACTGCCCAAAATAACAACGACGAGAAGCTGCTTGGCGAGATCGTGGGGGATTTCAAGAGCATTCTTGCCAACCTGGAAAAGTTGCAGGAAAAATTCGACAAACAGGAATACCGCGACCTGTTGAAAAATTCCATCGCCGCAACTCAGAGCCTGGGAAAGCAAATCTATCTGTTACTGGAAATACATGAGCAATTGCTGGAGGCTTCTAAGGCAAGAGCCGATTTGTTCAACAGTCTGAAACAGCAGACTCTCAATCTGAGTAAGGCCGTTGCCGACAATACCAGAAAAGAGGTGAACAGAGCCGAGGAAACGCTGAGCGCCTCCACAACGCAGACCATCATGATTCTGATCGGCGTCATGGTTCTTGGCGTCGGCATCTCCCTGTTTATCACCCGGATGATCGTCAAACCTCTGGTGACCACGCAGGTATTCGCCAAGGCTGTTGCCGGCGGCGACCTGGAAAGAACCCTGGATGTGCGCAGCAGTGACGAACTCGGCATGCTGGCGGATGACTTGCGCCAGATGGTGACCAGTCTGAAGGAGAACATTGACGAGGCCCAGCGGAAATCCCAAGAGGCTCAGACGGCCACGGAAGAAGCCAGGGAAGCCATGGGCCGGGCGGAAGAGGCGGCCCGCAGGGCCGAAAACGCCAAACGGGAAGGCATGCTGGCTGCCGCCGGACAACTGGAAGGCATGGTGGACGTCATTTCTTCCGCCTCCGCTGAGCTTTCCTCCCAGATTGAGCAGTCGGACCGAACCGCCGCGGAGTCCGCGCAGCATCTTTCCGAAGCGGCCACGGCCATGAACGAAATGAATGCCACGGTTCAGGAAGTCGCCAGGAATGCCAGCAACGCTTCCGGCGCTTCCAGCGACACCAGGCAGAGAGCCGAGGCGGGCTCGCAGGTTGTGCAGGATGTGGTGCAGAGCATTGGCGAAGTTCAGGAAGTATCCATGCACCTGAAAGAAGAGATGGAGCAGTTGAACGCGCATGCGCAGGCCATCACCCGGATTATGAGCGTTATTTCCGATATTGCGGACCAGACCAATCTGCTGGCCCTCAATGCGGCCATTGAGGCGGCGCGGGCCGGCGAGGCCGGACGCGGTTTCGCGGTGGTGGCCGACGAAGTGCGCAAGCTGGCCGAAAAAACCATGTCCTCCACCCAGGATGTGAGCAACGCCATCCAGGCCATTCAGGAAAGCACGGCCAAAAGCATGGACGCCGTGGACAACGCGGTGTCGCGCATCGCTGATGCCACGGACCTGGCCCACCAGTCCGGCGCGGCCCTGCAGGAAATTGTAAGCACGGCGAACGGCACCTTTGACCAGATTCAGGCCATCGCCACCGCCAGCGAGGAACAATCCGCCGCCAGTGAGGAAATCAACCGTTCCATCAGCACGGTCAACGACATGTCCCGGCAAACCGCCAGCGCCATGGCGGAAGCCGCCAAGGCCGTGGCTGATCTGGCCGCGCAGGCGCAGTCCCTTACTGGATTGATTCAGGAAATGAAAAAAGCCTAA
- a CDS encoding alpha-hydroxy-acid oxidizing protein: MDMKTLRQQARERMNGACRVCPHCDGRACAGELPGMGGIRTAASFRANITALEKVCLRMRLIHEVRAPETACEVLGLPLSLPVLIAPLAGTTFNMGKGLPEERFAQVVTEGARSAGTIACTGDGTPEAFDCGLKAVEAVEGWGIPVIKPWAGDVFFERLERVAQAGCRVVGMDIDTAAITALAKSKRPVSPKSRAELSAIVEKTHALGLKFMLKGVLSVEDALAAEECGCDAIVVSNHGGRAFEAVPGTAAALPAIVRNVKEMTVLADGGVRSGADVLKMLALGARAVLIGRPAIIAGMGGEEEGVQMLLSRMQRQLAEGMLLTGCASVREAGPHLLA, translated from the coding sequence ATGGATATGAAAACACTGCGTCAGCAGGCGCGGGAGCGTATGAACGGCGCCTGCCGCGTCTGTCCTCACTGCGACGGCCGGGCCTGTGCCGGAGAATTGCCGGGCATGGGCGGCATCCGCACCGCCGCGTCCTTCCGCGCCAACATCACCGCTCTGGAAAAAGTCTGTCTGAGGATGCGGTTGATCCACGAGGTGCGCGCGCCGGAAACCGCCTGCGAGGTGCTGGGTCTGCCCCTGAGTCTGCCGGTGCTTATCGCGCCCCTGGCGGGCACGACCTTTAATATGGGCAAGGGCCTTCCCGAAGAGCGCTTCGCTCAAGTGGTTACGGAAGGAGCCCGCTCCGCAGGGACCATCGCCTGTACCGGCGACGGCACGCCCGAGGCTTTCGACTGCGGATTGAAAGCCGTTGAGGCCGTTGAAGGCTGGGGGATTCCCGTGATCAAGCCCTGGGCCGGGGACGTTTTTTTCGAGCGCCTGGAGCGCGTGGCCCAGGCCGGTTGCCGGGTGGTGGGCATGGACATCGACACCGCCGCCATCACCGCCCTGGCCAAGAGCAAGCGCCCGGTGTCGCCCAAGAGTCGGGCGGAACTGAGCGCCATTGTGGAAAAAACGCATGCCCTGGGCCTGAAATTCATGCTCAAGGGCGTGCTCAGCGTGGAGGATGCGCTGGCTGCCGAGGAATGCGGCTGCGACGCCATTGTGGTTTCCAACCACGGCGGCCGTGCCTTTGAGGCCGTACCGGGCACGGCAGCCGCGCTGCCCGCCATTGTCCGGAACGTGAAGGAGATGACCGTGCTGGCGGATGGCGGCGTGCGCTCCGGCGCTGACGTGCTCAAGATGCTGGCCCTGGGAGCCAGGGCCGTGCTGATCGGGCGTCCGGCCATCATCGCGGGTATGGGCGGGGAGGAAGAGGGCGTCCAGATGCTGCTCTCCCGCATGCAGCGCCAGCTTGCGGAGGGCATGCTGCTCACGGGCTGTGCTTCGGTCCGGGAAGCCGGACCGCATCTGCTGGCCTGA
- a CDS encoding class II glutamine amidotransferase domain-containing protein, whose protein sequence is MCRIGSIKSRTPVHPSVALNLMLPQQEGHDNSGFAMVMQDLDGVFSEYKDKPLLSLACTPRGVQLVNDYMEEKGFVQVAQWVPEMDKRDGLKIEAMPCYVFRNYEYPQNYLQRSRKEREDLLLDTRLALRALLEEGNNGFVYSFWPDVLTLKEIGDPADIAAYFRLWNDDGRLTARNIVTQCRQNTNYDIVRYAAHPFFLQGYTLCANGENTFFTKNKEFQKSLHRGYIGFESDSQNFLYTLHYVLHELQWPIKYYKHVITPLPFVEAERRDDRKVLSLIRESLAHLEINGPNSIIGLLPDGRMITCCDSKKLRPVVVGGDDSMVAVASEVCGLNAILPDRDPAGDIYPNEREMVVIDNDLAVRRWNQ, encoded by the coding sequence ATGTGCAGAATCGGTTCCATCAAAAGCAGGACGCCGGTGCATCCTTCCGTGGCGCTCAACCTGATGCTGCCCCAGCAGGAAGGGCACGACAATTCGGGTTTTGCCATGGTCATGCAGGATCTGGACGGCGTTTTCAGCGAGTATAAGGACAAGCCTCTGCTGTCGCTGGCCTGTACGCCGCGGGGCGTGCAACTGGTCAACGACTATATGGAGGAAAAGGGTTTCGTGCAGGTGGCCCAGTGGGTGCCCGAGATGGACAAGCGCGATGGTCTGAAAATCGAGGCCATGCCCTGTTATGTCTTTCGTAACTATGAGTATCCTCAAAACTATCTCCAGCGCAGCCGGAAAGAGCGCGAAGACCTTCTGCTGGACACCCGCTTGGCCCTGCGCGCGCTGCTGGAAGAAGGCAATAACGGCTTTGTCTATTCTTTCTGGCCCGATGTGCTGACGCTCAAGGAAATCGGCGACCCGGCGGACATCGCCGCCTATTTCCGGCTCTGGAACGACGACGGCCGCCTCACGGCCCGCAACATCGTGACCCAGTGCCGTCAGAACACCAATTACGATATCGTGCGCTACGCGGCCCATCCCTTCTTTTTGCAGGGTTACACCCTCTGCGCCAATGGCGAAAACACCTTTTTCACCAAGAACAAGGAATTCCAGAAGTCTCTGCACCGGGGCTACATCGGCTTTGAATCCGACTCCCAGAACTTCCTCTACACGCTGCATTACGTGCTGCATGAACTGCAATGGCCCATCAAGTACTACAAGCACGTCATCACGCCCCTGCCTTTTGTGGAGGCGGAAAGGCGCGACGACCGCAAAGTGCTCAGCCTGATCCGCGAATCACTGGCGCACCTGGAGATCAACGGGCCCAATTCCATCATCGGCCTGCTGCCCGACGGACGGATGATCACCTGCTGTGATTCCAAGAAGCTGCGTCCCGTGGTGGTGGGCGGCGACGACAGCATGGTGGCCGTTGCCTCGGAAGTCTGCGGGCTGAACGCCATTCTGCCCGACCGCGACCCGGCGGGGGACATCTATCCCAATGAACGGGAAATGGTGGTCATTGACAACGATCTGGCGGTGCGGCGATGGAATCAGTAA
- a CDS encoding histidine-type phosphatase → MRTLHLLFFSLACAVFMAFPVGSAAADDDARLLKIVALSRHGVRSPTQELKTLSLWSERLWPHWPVERGHLTPRGARLVSAMWADMRGVLLNYGLLPDAACPPPGAVFVRADTDQRTRATARALLEGLAPDCAQGYAVADAKPDPLFHPVKAGLYAFDPAAAATNVLSMTDGGLDRLQEDFASPLALIDQLSAPPSPDLCSRFGLPPQCRLSDIPTSVSVSPEGRSVGLTGGLGIASSLAEIFLLEYGQWPGSPAGWGQVDGATLKQVLPVHSRIFDVVNRAPLVAWARGSSLLTEMAAALTGTHYDQRLNAASLVVFVGHDTNIANLGALLGVNWQARGYPPNDIPPAGVLFLELWGQGDRREVRVRFYAQPPEALHAPFAEEKLLLSGVPSRQRDVASPVQSPDVRNELLAGDESSVDPRLHAPAAAEVSAPPVVGAARFELADFRQLVREKTAGAPLAPQQVPRLHPGREVRK, encoded by the coding sequence ATGCGCACCCTGCATCTGCTTTTTTTCAGCCTGGCCTGCGCCGTTTTCATGGCTTTCCCGGTCGGCAGCGCCGCTGCGGACGACGACGCCCGGCTGCTCAAGATAGTGGCCCTTTCCCGGCACGGGGTTCGCTCGCCCACGCAGGAACTGAAAACACTTTCTCTCTGGAGCGAACGCCTTTGGCCGCACTGGCCGGTGGAACGCGGCCATCTGACGCCGCGCGGCGCCCGGCTGGTCAGCGCCATGTGGGCGGATATGCGTGGCGTGCTGCTCAATTACGGCCTGCTGCCGGACGCGGCCTGCCCCCCGCCGGGTGCGGTTTTCGTGCGCGCGGACACTGACCAGCGCACCAGGGCCACGGCCCGGGCCCTGCTGGAAGGGCTGGCGCCGGACTGCGCGCAGGGCTACGCCGTGGCCGACGCCAAGCCCGATCCCCTCTTCCACCCGGTCAAGGCCGGCCTGTACGCTTTTGACCCCGCGGCCGCGGCCACGAATGTTCTGAGCATGACTGACGGCGGTCTGGATCGCCTTCAGGAGGATTTCGCGAGCCCGCTGGCCCTCATTGACCAGTTGAGCGCACCGCCTTCACCGGACCTGTGCAGCCGTTTCGGCCTGCCGCCGCAGTGCCGCCTTTCAGATATTCCCACTTCCGTGAGCGTTTCGCCGGAAGGCCGCAGCGTGGGTCTTACGGGCGGCCTGGGCATCGCTTCCAGCCTGGCGGAAATCTTTCTGCTGGAATACGGGCAATGGCCCGGCAGCCCCGCCGGCTGGGGCCAGGTGGACGGCGCAACCCTGAAGCAGGTGCTGCCCGTGCACAGCCGCATTTTCGATGTGGTCAACCGCGCCCCGCTGGTGGCCTGGGCGCGCGGCTCTTCCCTGCTCACGGAAATGGCCGCCGCTCTCACGGGCACGCATTATGACCAGCGCCTCAACGCGGCCTCGCTGGTGGTCTTCGTGGGGCACGACACCAATATCGCCAATCTGGGCGCGCTGCTGGGCGTCAACTGGCAGGCCAGAGGTTACCCGCCCAACGATATCCCCCCGGCGGGCGTTCTGTTTCTGGAACTCTGGGGTCAGGGCGACAGACGCGAAGTGCGGGTGCGCTTTTACGCACAGCCGCCGGAGGCCCTGCACGCGCCCTTTGCCGAAGAAAAGCTCCTGCTTTCCGGCGTTCCGTCCAGGCAGAGGGACGTGGCGAGCCCGGTCCAGTCACCGGACGTCCGGAACGAACTTCTGGCCGGGGACGAATCCTCTGTCGATCCGCGTCTGCACGCGCCGGCGGCTGCGGAGGTTTCCGCTCCGCCGGTAGTGGGCGCGGCCCGCTTTGAGCTTGCCGACTTCCGGCAACTGGTCCGTGAAAAAACAGCGGGCGCGCCGCTGGCCCCCCAGCAGGTTCCCCGGCTGCATCCGGGCCGGGAAGTCCGGAAATAA